A genome region from Candidatus Manganitrophus noduliformans includes the following:
- the cheB gene encoding chemotaxis-specific protein-glutamate methyltransferase CheB, producing the protein MEKGKLQQTPIKLLIVDDSPLFRQMINVILQKYPHLAVAGLVENGEKAMRLVVEKKPDVILLDLEMPHIDGFTFLRWLMAYYPTSVLVVSARSDGYTVFRALELGACDFYGKPEPNGTLLEQPEALISKIETLSKIPKESLSKKYSKLTRSKKRVEVSLQPPKQREGLSRLLAIGASTGGPPALVEIISNLSEDLPIPVVISQHMPPGFTKSFAERLNKLSRLQVSEVGGGEPLEAGRVYIAPGGYHLLFEKIGSRIHTCLKAKGETDRYAPSVDLMMISAAEFFKDGVYGVVLTGMGDDGKIGLKKVKETGGITLAESEETAVVFGMPREAIQAGVVDQVLPLHKIAAEITRHYRRFPK; encoded by the coding sequence ATGGAGAAAGGAAAGCTTCAACAAACGCCGATCAAACTCCTGATCGTTGATGATTCGCCGCTGTTTAGACAAATGATCAACGTCATTCTTCAGAAGTATCCCCACCTGGCTGTTGCGGGATTGGTGGAAAACGGCGAGAAGGCGATGCGGCTCGTCGTCGAGAAAAAACCCGATGTGATTCTCCTCGATCTGGAGATGCCCCATATCGACGGATTTACGTTTCTTCGCTGGCTGATGGCCTATTATCCGACCTCGGTATTGGTCGTCTCCGCCCGATCCGACGGCTACACTGTTTTCAGGGCGCTGGAGCTGGGGGCGTGTGATTTCTATGGAAAACCCGAACCGAACGGAACGCTCCTGGAGCAGCCGGAGGCGCTCATCTCAAAAATCGAGACCCTTTCTAAAATTCCAAAGGAGAGCTTGTCAAAAAAATATTCCAAGCTCACCCGTTCCAAAAAACGGGTCGAGGTCTCTCTTCAGCCCCCCAAACAGAGAGAAGGCCTCTCCCGGCTCTTGGCGATCGGGGCATCGACGGGGGGGCCCCCCGCCCTGGTTGAAATCATCTCGAATCTCTCGGAGGATCTCCCCATTCCGGTTGTGATCTCCCAGCATATGCCGCCCGGTTTCACCAAATCTTTTGCGGAGCGTCTGAATAAGTTGTCGCGCTTGCAGGTCTCGGAGGTCGGCGGGGGGGAGCCGCTGGAGGCCGGCCGGGTTTATATCGCCCCCGGCGGTTATCATCTTTTATTCGAAAAGATCGGCTCCCGGATTCATACTTGTCTGAAGGCGAAGGGAGAGACCGATCGATACGCCCCCTCGGTCGATCTGATGATGATCTCCGCCGCGGAGTTCTTCAAGGATGGCGTCTACGGGGTGGTCCTGACCGGGATGGGGGACGATGGAAAGATCGGATTGAAGAAGGTAAAAGAAACGGGGGGGATCACGCTCGCGGAGTCGGAGGAGACGGCGGTTGTTTTTGGAATGCCGCGAGAAGCAATCCAAGCGGGGGTCGTCGATCA
- a CDS encoding CheR family methyltransferase: MNPCEQQIVLTDEVFRLLRDMIYEISGIYFSDDSKFIMESRLQQSVKRRQFTHFRDYYYFLKYDLKRDEELASLIDIVTIHETYFFRENQQLQTFSQEILPELAHMEEKTKQLKIWSAGCSTGEEPYTLSMLILESPLFHDWSVEIYASDISQNVLQSARRGIYQPTSFRSTDPYFQKKYFTKETAGFKINDRVKKNVTFLHLNLNDRERWILLPAVNAVFCRNVIIYFDMTAKRRVIEGFYGKLKEGGYLLLGHSESLMNLSTHYALKHFKNDLVYQKPLLAKHG; encoded by the coding sequence ATGAATCCCTGCGAACAGCAGATTGTTCTGACCGATGAAGTTTTTCGGCTTCTTCGAGACATGATTTATGAGATCTCGGGGATCTATTTCTCCGACGATTCGAAGTTCATCATGGAAAGCCGGTTGCAGCAGAGCGTCAAGCGGAGACAGTTCACTCATTTCCGTGACTACTATTATTTTTTAAAATACGACCTAAAAAGAGATGAGGAGCTGGCTTCTTTAATCGACATCGTCACCATCCATGAAACCTACTTCTTTCGCGAGAATCAGCAGCTTCAGACGTTTAGCCAGGAGATCCTTCCGGAGCTGGCCCATATGGAGGAAAAAACAAAACAGTTGAAGATCTGGAGCGCGGGCTGCTCCACCGGCGAAGAGCCGTATACCCTCTCCATGTTGATCCTGGAAAGTCCGTTATTCCATGACTGGAGCGTTGAAATTTATGCCAGCGATATCAGCCAAAATGTCCTTCAGAGCGCGCGACGCGGCATTTACCAGCCGACCTCCTTCCGTTCGACGGACCCCTATTTTCAAAAGAAGTATTTCACGAAAGAAACGGCCGGATTTAAAATCAACGATCGGGTAAAAAAAAATGTCACTTTTCTCCACCTGAACCTGAACGATCGGGAGAGATGGATTCTGCTTCCCGCAGTGAACGCGGTCTTCTGCAGGAATGTCATTATCTACTTTGACATGACCGCGAAGAGGCGGGTGATCGAGGGGTTTTACGGAAAGTTGAAAGAGGGGGGGTATCTCCTCCTCGGCCATTCCGAATCGTTGATGAATCTTTCCACCCATTATGCGTTAAAACATTTCAAGAACGATCTTGTTTACCAAAAGCCGCTTCTCGCGAAACATGGATGA